Sequence from the Vigna radiata var. radiata cultivar VC1973A unplaced genomic scaffold, Vradiata_ver6 scaffold_48, whole genome shotgun sequence genome:
ATAGCTGGCAAAATTCTTCTTCAGGTAAGCCACCTTTTACTAACAATGtatatgaaaatattctttCACGTACTTGAATCTTTTACATTCATATCAaactatctttattttttactttttttctcgaaaaaataaaaacatttatatttttatcatcattttatcattttatctttgtatAACAGTAATAATAGCAGGCTAATGTGAATTACCCCCAAAAATGACACTAATCATTCACTCCACCGATCAATTAACACAGGTCTATAGCTAGGATTAGATACTCTGATCTGCagtaaatattaacaaaaaatgaaacaaaatatacataattaagATGACCATTGTAACATCTATATCACATAAAATTGTCCAGTGTGTAAAATCATGTACCAAGAAAGGCCGGGGTGCTCAATAACAAAACAACGACACTGATGAATAAACCAAAAGTGACTGACTAACAAAATAACATCACTGATGAATAAACCAAAAGTGGTGCTCTATAAtataactttctctttttctctgtATCTCTCTTCCCTCCATACTTCTATATAACATCCACTTTTCACAAATTAAACCACATCGAGTCGAAATCTCTGCGAACATGGCACGCTTAAGCATCACCGTACTCATCATGGTCCTATTCTGCAGAACTGCACTCTCGGAACTATGCAACCCACAAGACAAGCAAGCCCTTCTGCAGATCAAGAAAGAGCTTGGCAACCCAACCACCCTCTCCTCCTGGCTACCAAACACCGACTGCTGCAACCCGGAATGGAAAGGTGTCTCATGCGACATCGACACCAAAACGTACCGGGTCAACAGCCTCGACCTAACCGACCTTAACCTCCCCAAACCCTACCCTATCCCTTCCTCCGTCGCCAACCTCCCCTACCTCGATTTTCTCTACATTAGCCGCATCAACAACCTCGTCGGTCCAATCTCCCCCTCCATCGTAAAGCTCACCAAACTCCGTTATCTCTACATCACCCACACCAACGTCTCTGGTCAGATACCCCATTTCTTGTCCCAGATGAAAACCCTTTTGACCATTGATTTCTCCTACAACGCCCTCTCCGGCACCCTCCCTCCCTCCCTCTCCTCTCTCCCCAACCTCCTCGGAATCGCCTTCGACGGCAACCACATCTCCGGCACCATCCCGGACTCCTTCGGCTCCTTTCCGAAGCATTTCACGGTGCTGACACTCTCCCGCAACCGCCTCACCGGCAAGATTCCGGCGACGCTGGCGAAGCTGGACCTGGCGTTCGTGGACTTGTCTCAGAACATGCTGGAAGGAGATGCGTCGGTGCTGTTTGGGGCAGAGAAGGAAAGGCTGCAGAAGATAAACCTGGCGAAGAACTTGCTGGCTTTCGATTTGGGAAAAATAAGGTTGTCGAAGTCGAAGGACTTGGGGGGT
This genomic interval carries:
- the LOC106752783 gene encoding polygalacturonase inhibitor 2-like, producing the protein MARLSITVLIMVLFCRTALSELCNPQDKQALLQIKKELGNPTTLSSWLPNTDCCNPEWKGVSCDIDTKTYRVNSLDLTDLNLPKPYPIPSSVANLPYLDFLYISRINNLVGPISPSIVKLTKLRYLYITHTNVSGQIPHFLSQMKTLLTIDFSYNALSGTLPPSLSSLPNLLGIAFDGNHISGTIPDSFGSFPKHFTVLTLSRNRLTGKIPATLAKLDLAFVDLSQNMLEGDASVLFGAEKERLQKINLAKNLLAFDLGKIRLSKSKDLGGLDLRNNRIYGNLPKVLTSFKYLKRLNVSYNNLCGEIPQGGKLQRFDESCYAHNKCLCGSPLPACT